Part of the Pseudomonas baltica genome is shown below.
GTCAGTACTGATTGCGCTCTGACCAACAAAAACAATCTGGAGGCTTCACATGGCTACCTCTTCTACACCGCTAAAACTGGGCGTCATCGGTACCGGCGCCATCGGTCGTGACCATATCCGTCGCTGCAGCCACGCCTTGATCAATAGCACGGTGGTGGCGGTCACCGATATCAACCTGGAGCACGCCGCCAAGGTCGTGGCCGAGCTGGGCATTGCCGCCGAGGTGTATGCCGATGGCCACGCGGTCATCAATGCGCCGGAAGTCGAGGCGATCCTGGTCACGTCCTGGGGCCCGACCCACGAAGAGTTCGTGCTGGCCGCCATCGCGGCGGGCAAGCCGGTGTTCTGCGAGAAGCCGCTGGCAGTGACCGCCGAGGGCTGCCGGCACATCGTCGATGCCGAGATCGCCTATGGCAAACGCCTGGTCCAGGTGGGCTTCATGCGTCCTTATGACGAAGGCTACCGCGCGCTCAAACGGGTCATCGACAGCGGCCAGATCGGCGAACCGCTGATGCTCCACTGCGCGCACCGCAACCCCACCGTGCCGGAGCAGTACAAGACCGACATGGCGATCACCGACACGCTGATTCACGAACTCGACGTGCTGCGCTGGCTGTTGGCCGATGACTACAAATCCGTGCAGGTGGTGTTCCCGCGCAAGACCAGCAAAGCCTTCGCCCATCTCAAAGACCCGCAGATCGTGCTGATCGAGACGGTCAAGGGCACGCGCATCGACGTCGAGGTATTCGTCAACTGCCAGTACGGCTACGACATTCAATGCGAAGTGGTGGGGGAGACCGGTATCGCGCGGCTGCCGGAGCCGTCGCAGGTGCAGTTGCGCAGCGAGGCGAAGCTGTCCAACGCGATTCTGATGGACTGGAAGGACCGCTTTATCGCCGCCTATGACGTCGAGTTGCAGGCCTTTATCGATGGCGTGCGCGCCGGGCACATCAACGGCCCGTCGGCGTGGGATGGTTTTGCGGCGGCGGTGGCGGCCGATGCCTGCGTGGCGGCGCAGCAGAGCGGCGCGATCGTCGAACTGGGCCTGCCTGCGCGGCCGTCGTTTTATAACTGAGCCAATATTGCTTTCATTGCTGCAAGAGGTGCGTTGCCTGTGCGGACCTCTTCGCGGGCAAGCCTTGCTCCCACAGGGCAGTTGCAGAGTCGTGCGCCTGTGGGCGCAAGGCTTGCCCGCGAAGACAATGGCCGATGCAGCTCTGCCGCAAGAGCCAAGCGCGATTTCGCGTACACAGTCGCTATCTAAAGGATCCTCTTATGCGCATCGGACTGGTTGGCTACGGCTTTGGTGGCCGTTTCTTTCATGCTCCCCTGCTCACCAGCCTGGCCGACGCCAAGCTGGTGGGCGTGGTGACTCGTTCCGACGAGCGCCGCCAGCAACTCAGCGCTGATCACCCCGGCGTGCCGGCGTTCGACAGCATCGGCCAACTGGTCGAAGCCGGCGTCGATCTACTGGTGATCTGCACGCCGTTACCCGGTCGTGCCGCCCTGATCCAGGAGGCTTTCGATCACGGCATCGCCGTCGTCAGCGACAAGCCCTTCGCCTTCAACGCCACCGAGGCCAGCGCCTTGATCGCCGCCGCGCACAGCGGCGGTGCGCCCTTCACCGTGTATCAGAATCGGCGCTGGGATTCGGACTTTCTCACCGTACGCAAACTGATCGCCGAGGGCACCCTGG
Proteins encoded:
- a CDS encoding Gfo/Idh/MocA family oxidoreductase, with protein sequence MATSSTPLKLGVIGTGAIGRDHIRRCSHALINSTVVAVTDINLEHAAKVVAELGIAAEVYADGHAVINAPEVEAILVTSWGPTHEEFVLAAIAAGKPVFCEKPLAVTAEGCRHIVDAEIAYGKRLVQVGFMRPYDEGYRALKRVIDSGQIGEPLMLHCAHRNPTVPEQYKTDMAITDTLIHELDVLRWLLADDYKSVQVVFPRKTSKAFAHLKDPQIVLIETVKGTRIDVEVFVNCQYGYDIQCEVVGETGIARLPEPSQVQLRSEAKLSNAILMDWKDRFIAAYDVELQAFIDGVRAGHINGPSAWDGFAAAVAADACVAAQQSGAIVELGLPARPSFYN